A window of the Ipomoea triloba cultivar NCNSP0323 chromosome 14, ASM357664v1 genome harbors these coding sequences:
- the LOC116003834 gene encoding RNA N6-adenosine-methyltransferase mettl16, translating into MPSKKRKRGERPRIHPRNKYSENPPDFGLLASQYSSFAPYVFYARSGRPTIDWTDFNATRELTRVLLHHDHGLDWWIPDGQLCPTVPNRSNYIHWIEDLLSSEIIPKVQSYDNTVKGFDIGTGANCIYPLLGASLLGWRFVGSDFTDVALEWAERNVKSNPHISELIEIRNVATQDSSADKVLNGSMINCKQDVDDSNAKPVGIEPLSGPHEVQMNMSKNYHGPPILVGVVKEWENFDFCMCNPPFFETIEEAGQNPKTSCAGTPEEMVCPGGEQAFITRMIDDSVQLRQSFRWYTSMIGRKANMKVLVSKLWEVGATVVKTTEFVQGQTCRWGLAWSFVPPTKKTIPHQIAEKTNLSFMLEGLQRQHSAFNLLQSVESFFSTNGASCKLNAASFDVDIMFPKEHSDVILKSLEETNNVNDADCPNKLDCSSSQINDLHFRVSVFQQIPGTLLVRGSLQKKDSSTSSGAFSSAFQRLEGFLRNTFCREKTGADASCCTKPRR; encoded by the exons ATGCCGAGCAAGAAGaggaagagaggagagagaccTAGAATTCACCCTCGAAACAAGTACTCTGAAAACCCGCCTGACTTCGGATTACTCGCTTCTCAGTACTCATCCTTTGCACCCTACGTTTTCTACGCACGCAGTGGCCGGCCCACTATAGATTGGACTGACTTCAATGCCACCCGAGAGCTCACTCGGGTTTTGCTCCACCACGATCATGGTTTGGACTG GTGGATCCCTGATGGGCAGCTTTGCCCCACTGTTCCCAATAGATCTAATTACATCCATTGGATAGAAGATCTTTTGTCATCGGAAATTATACCTAAAGTTCAATCATATGACAATACTGTGAAGGGTTTTGATATTGGAACTGGAGCAAATTGCATTTACCCGCTACTTGGTGCATCTCTACTTGGTTGGAGGTTTGTTGGTTCCG ATTTTACTGATGTAGCATTAGAGTGGGCAGAGAGAAATGTCAAAAGTAATCCTCATATTTCCGAATTGATTGAAATTAGAAATGTTGCTACTCAGGATTCTTCTGCTGATAAAGTTCTTAATGGATCAATGATCAATTGTAAACAAGATGTAGATGATAGTAATGCCAAGCCTGTAGGTATTGAACCACTTTCAGGTCCACATGAAGTGCAAATGAATATGAGTAAGAATTATCATGGTCCACCTATTCTTGTGGGTGTTGTCAAGGAATGGGAGAATTTTGACTTTTGTATGTGCAACCCTCCATTCTTTGAGACGATAGAGGAAGCAGGACAGAATCCAAAGACTTCTTGTGCTGGAACTCCGGAAGAGATGGTTTGTCCTGGAGGGGAGCAGGCTTTTATAACCCGCATGATTGATGATAGTGTTCAGCTCAGGCAGTCTTTTCG GTGGTACACGTCTATGATTGGAAGAAAAGCAAACATGAAAGTGCTGGTATCGAAACTTTGGGAGGTTGGAGCCACAGTTGTGAAGACAACTGAGTTTGTTCAAGGCCAGACATGTCGATGGGGACTTGCCTGGTCTTTTGTGCCTCCCACCAAGAAGACAATACCCCACCAAATTGCCGAGAAGACTAATTTGTCTTTCATGCTTGAG GGACTTCAACGCCAGCACAGTGCCTTCAATTTGTTGCAATCAGTAGAGTCCTTTTTCAGTACCAATGGTGCATCTTGTAAATTAAATGCAGCCTCATTTGATGTTGAT ATAATGTTCCCCAAGGAGCATTCCGATGTCATTTTGAAGTCACTTGAGGAGACAAACAATGTAAATGATGCTGACTGTCCAAACAAGTTGGATTGTTCTAGTAGTCAAATAAACGACCTGCACTTTCGTGTTTCG GTCTTTCAGCAGATACCAGGGACACTTTTAGTGAGAGGATCATTGCAGAAGAAAGACAGTTCAACAAGCTCAG GTGCGTTTTCGTCGGCATTCCAACGGCTAGAAGGTTTTCTAAGAAATACATTTTGTAGGGAAAAGACTGGGGCTGATGCATCCTGCTGCACTAAGCCTAGAAGATAG
- the LOC116005090 gene encoding probable WRKY transcription factor 21, producing MEEIEEANRAAVESCHRVISLLSQPHDQSQYAKLALETGEAVHKFKRVVSKLNSTLGHARVRKVKKIQTPSLPPSILLENPMCRGDDHHPKALQLLPAISLEASNQEKGSSGVKSGLALGNPSFELNLHGKTPVPLSHQTPIPSYHFLQQQQQRYQQQQQQQLKQQAEMIYRRSNSGISLNFDSSTCTPTMSSTRSFISSLSIDGSVANMDGNAFHLIGASRSADLSSYQHKKRCSGRGEDGSTKCGSSSRCHCSKKRKHRVKRSIKVPAISNKLADIPQDEYSWRKYGQKPIKGSPHPRGYYKCSSMRGCPARKHVERCLEDPSMLIVTYEGDHNHPRVPSQSANT from the exons ATGGAAGAGATTGAAGAAGCTAACAGGGCAGCTGTGGAGAGTTGCCATAGGGTTATTAGTCTGTTGTCTCAGCCTCATGATCAGAGCCAGTATGCCAAATTAGCCCTAGAAACTGGGGAGGCTGTTCATAAGTTCAAGAGGGTTGTTTCTAAGCTCAATTCCACTTTGGGGCATGCAAGGGTGAGAAAGGTGAAGAAAATCCAGACCCCCTCTCTCCCTCCAAGCATTCTTTTGGAGAACCCAATGTGCAGAGGGGATGATCATCACCCCAAAGCCTTGCAGCTTCTGCCTGCCATTTCTCTTGAGGCCTCAAACCAGGAAAAGGGTTCTTCTGGTGTTAAGAGTGGCCTTGCATTGGGGAACCCTTCGTTCGAGTTGAACTTACATGGTAAAACCCCGGTTCCGTTATCCCACCAGACTCCGATTCCAAGCTATCACTTCCTTCAACAGCAGCAGCAGAGGtatcagcagcagcagcagcagcaattGAAGCAACAGGCAGAGATGATTTATCGTCGTAGCAATAGTGGCATTAGTCTGAATTTCGATAGCTCTACTTGCACCCCTACCATGTCCTCCACTCGCTCGTTTATCTCCTCTCTGAGTATCGATGGGAGTGTCGCGAATATGGACGGGAATGCCTTCCATTTAATCGGTGCCTCTCGCTCCGCTGATCTGAGCTCGTATCAGCACAAGAAAAGGTGCTCTGGAAGGGGCGAGGATGGAAGTACGAAATGTGGAAGCAGCAGTCGATGCCACTGCTCCAAGAAGAG GAAACATCGGGTGAAAAGGTCAATTAAAGTTCCCGCTATCAGTAACAAGCTAGCTGATATCCCTCAAGACGAATATTCTTGGAGGAAGTACGGGCAGAAGCCAATCAAAGGTTCTCCTCACCCAAG GGGATACTATAAATGTAGTAGCATGAGAGGCTGCCCTGCGAGGAAGCATGTGGAAAGATGCTTGGAAGACCCTTCAATGTTAATTGTGACTTACGAGGGAGACCATAACCATCCTAGGGTGCCATCGCAGTCAGCAAACACATAA
- the LOC116003544 gene encoding myosin-binding protein 1-like, translated as MAAAGISSARQRNPRGFMALLSSAACEWFLMFLLFVDAALSYLLTKFARYCELQTPCLLCSRLDHVFGNKKPGYYQSLLCSNHREEISSLVYCHVHGNLADVRGMCEECFVSLAAENRLTMNKTWMDMYTKKNPLASSLGPWSCSCCNKSWKTRSSPQKLVQLTPVGCGASTASVKSPLPRTPGCSRFNKQDSFKKIRDQLSGPKSPCSPGKIGVNHLSNVGYTELKFTSDSESEVASDDEGGYYGLCRTNSSNSGNGGHPAKTFVQKSSTDGVALGKTRQSAEPDQFDLDQSMQLNANKDSILISHKNHSLGELDWEPFNPKPHSPIMPKAMPLDDTPQLPGVSEVPHASGEISKPNISHFHMSGPSSLSDCIPFTSLPSSPSAVKIPEVLNMTDSNHKGHNSVIDDTTVTTGNSDDRASETPTHMNLVDASAVRHRDGEIYHMPAEQFVSSSDSPRIAEEAKSLLQTSAPEMDFLKNRAYDHHDDIQRSDGSSFDGKHVLQKTTSLERSESGSESGDGFILSEIEGESMVDRLQRQVEHDQKALKDLYKELEEERNAAAIAANEAMAMINRLQEEKAALHMKASQHLRMMEEQAEYDMEALERANDLLVEKDKETQDLEAQLEQYRKMYRDGSGVSDLQKDDFKLKGSKGIVENHTVAQV; from the exons ATGGCAGCCGCAGGGATTTCGTCTGCTAGACAGAGGAACCCGCGGGGTTTTATGGCACTGTTGTCTTCCGCTGCTTGTGAATGGTTTTTGATGTTTTTGCTGTTTGTGGATGCAGCATTGTCATATTTGCTCACTAAATTTGCGCGTTACTGTGAATTGCAAACGCCTTGTCTACTATGCTCGAGGCTTGATCATGTATTTGGGAACAAGAAACCCGGGTATTATCAGAGTCTACTTTGCAGCAACCATAGAGAGGAGATATCATCCCTAGTTTACTGTCATGTTCATGGCAATCTTGCTGATGTTCGTGGAATGTGTGAAGAATGCTTTGTGTCACTTGCTGCGGAGAATAGGTTAACAATGAATAAAACGTGGATGGATATGTATACGAAAAAGAATCCTCTAGCCAGTTCTTTGGGGCCATGGAGCTGTTCATGTTGTAACAAGTCATGGAAAACTCGCTCTAGTCCTCAGAAATTGGTCCAGTTAACTCCAGTTGGGTGTGGAGCTTCTACAGCTAGTGTCAAGTCTCCTCTGCCTCGCACGCCAGGTTGTAGTCGGTTCAACAAGCAGGATAGCTTCAAGAAGATTAGAGATCAACTTTCTGGGCCAAAGTCACCTTGTTCTCCAGGGAAAATTGGTGTTAACCATCTGTCAAATGTAGGATATACAGAGCTGAAGTTCACTTCTGATTCTGAGTCAGAAGTGGCCTCTGATGATGAGGGTGGATATTATGGACTTTGTAGAACAAATTCTTCCAATTCTGGAAATGGCGGTCATCCTGCCAAAACGTTTGTGCAGAAATCATCAACCGATGGTGTAGCTCTAGGGAAGACTCGCCAATCTGCTGAACCTGACCAATTTGATTTGGACCAGTCAATGCAGCTCAACGCCAACAAGGACAGCATTCTGATTTCACACAAAAATCATAGCTTGGGGGAACTTGATTGGGAACCATTTAATCCAAAACCCCATTCTCCTATAATGCCAAAGGCTATGCCATTAGATGACACGCCACAATTGCCCGGAGTCTCTGAAGTTCCTCATGCATCAGGAGAGATTTCTAAGCCCAATATTTCCCACTTTCATATGTCTGGTCCTTCTTCACTGTCAGACTGTATTCCATTTACCAGCTTGCCTTCTTCACCCTCTGCTGTGAAAATACCGGAAGTTT TGAATATGACTGACAGCAATCACAAAGGACATAATTCAGTGATCGATGATACCACAGTAACAACTGGTAATTCAGATGATCGTGCTTCGGAAACACCAACCCATATGAATCTAGTTGATGCTTCAGCTGTGAGGCATAGAGACGGTGAAATATATCACATGCCTGCAGAACAATTCGTGTCCTCCTCTGATTCACCAAGAATTGCAGAAGAAGCAAAATCATTACTTCAAACATCTGCTCCCGAGAtggattttttgaaaaacaggGCATATGATCATCACGATGACATTCAAAGAAGTGATGGTTCTAGTTTTGATGGAAAACACGTGCTTCAAAAGACAACCTCATTGGAGAGAAGTGAGTCTGGTTCTGAATCTGGGGATGGATTTATTCTGAGTGAAATAGAAGGTGAGAGTATGGTTGATAGATTGCAACGGCAGGTTGAACATGATCAGAAGGCGTTGAAAGATCTATATAAGGAATTAGAGGAAGAACGAAATGCTGCTGCTATTGCTGCAAATGAGGCAATGGCTATGATCAATAGATTGCAAGAGGAGAAGGCAGCACTTCATATGAAGGCATCGCAGCACTTAAGAATGATGGAGGAGCAAGCGGAATATGACATGGAGGCATTGGAGAGGGCTAATGATCTGCTTGTTGAGAAGGATAAAGAAACGCAAGATTTGGAAGCTCAGTTAGAACAATATAGGAAAATGTACCGTGATGGGTCAGGTGTATCAGACTTGCAGAAAGACGACTTCAAGTTGAAAGGGTCAAAAGGCATAGTTGAGAATCATACTGTAGCTCAG gtttga
- the LOC116004640 gene encoding histone H1-like produces the protein MATEEPAVVIETTIESVEQQIEAEPVKEEPENPPAKSTKSKKAKEPKAKKPSAPRKRNPPAHPPYFEMVQEAIVTLKERTGSSQYAIQKFIEEKQKTLPSNFRKLLLFHLKKFVAADKLVKVKNSYKLPSARSSVSKPAVTAPAKKSSTVSKAKATKEKKAAAKPKSKPKTAAKPKAAAKPKPKPKPAAKAKPASKPAAKPKAVAKPKPKSPAKTKAAAPKPKLKEKPAKVARTATRSNPGRKAAAPKAAPKKATPTKKAPAKSVKPKTVKSPAKKAAAKRGKK, from the exons ATGGCCACCGAGGAACCGGCTGTCGTGATCGAGACTACAATTGAGTCGGTGGAGCAGCAGATCGAGGCTGAGCCAGTCAAGGAGGAGCCGGAGAATCCTCCGGCGAAGTCAACCAAGTCGAAGAAAGCGAAGGAGCCTAAGGCGAAGAAGCCGTCTGCTCCCAGGAAGAGGAACCCTCCTGCTCATCCGCCTTACTTTGAG ATGGTTCAGGAGGCGATCGTCACTCTGAAGGAGAGGACTGGATCGAGTCAGTACGCTATTCAGAAGTTCATCGAGGAGAAGCAGAAGACGCTCCCGTCTAATTTCAGGAAGCTGTTGCTGTTCCATTTGAAGAAGTTTGTGGCTGCCGATAAGCTCGTGAAGGTGAAGAACTCGTACAAGCTGCCGTCGGCTCGCTCTTCTGTTTCCAAGCCGGCTGTAACAGCTCCGGCGAAGAAGTCGTCTACTGTCAGCAAGGCCAAGGCGACCAAGGAGAAGAAAGCGGCTGCGAAGCCCAAATCTAAGCCCAAGACCGCTGCCAAGCCCAAAGCTGCAGCGAAGCCCAAACCCAAGCCCAAGCCTGCTGCTAAGGCTAAGCCCGCTTCCAAGCCTGCTGCGAAGCCGAAAGCTGTGGCCAAGCCCAAGCCCAAGTCACCTGCTAAGACCAAGGCTGCCGCTCCAAAGCCCAAGCTGAAGGAGAAGCCGGCTAAGGTAGCCAGGACGGCCACTCGGTCCAACCCGGGAAGGAAGGCCGCCGCTCCTAAGGCGGCGCCGAAGAAAGCAACTCCGACGAAGAAGGCTCCGGCGAAGAGTGTGAAGCCTAAGACCGTCAAGTCGCCGGCGAAGAAAGCAGCCGCAAAGAGGGGAAAGAAGTGA
- the LOC116005295 gene encoding probable fructokinase-4 produces the protein MHHQAIIGKPTLVPANGLFSHPHPTSAQNPRLAVIRSVSPNRSSRARCSVLNNRGIEIPAPKLRRFNDSGEDRRLRAVGVKDIDVATLGNLCVDIVLNVPKLPPKPHDKRKAYMDELSKTPPDKEYWEAGGNSNVAIAAARLGLCCTTIGHVGNDVYGRFFLDVLHSEGISMVGMNEPSDDVDSSSAAYETLLCWVLVDPLQRHGFCSRADFSEDPVYSWMTKLSAEVKMAIKRSKILFCNGYDFDELSPSLLESALDFAVEAETSIFFDPGPRVTLVSGRPEEQRAVDKFFKMSDVLLLTSEEAESLTGIENPIMAGQELLKKGARLKWVIVKMGAKGSILITKSSITCAPGFKVDVIDTVGCGDSFVAAVAFGFIHNVPLVYTLTLANAVGGATAMGCGAGRNVATLEQVKELMRRSDINEDEKLWEELLSDSLGTLEVNLLLRSVIDQNSPQLNVVPLQRAVSEILPKLLPAQSKMAVASSLS, from the exons ATGCATCATCAAGCTATAATCGGGAAACCGACGCTAGTTCCAGCAAATGGCCTTTTCTCACACCCACACCCGACCTCTGCTCAAAACCCTAGACTGGCTGTAATTCGTTCCGTCTCGCCCAACAGAAGTAGTAGGGCTCGCTGTTCGGTTCTCAATAATCGGGGGATAGAAATTCCGGCGCCAAAGCTCCGGCGTTTCAACGACTCCGGCGAAGACCGCCGCCTCAGGGCCGTCGGAGTTAAGGACATCGATGTCGCGACGCTAGGGAACCTCTGCGTTGATATTGTTCTCAATGTCCCTAAACTGCCGCCCAAACCCCATGACAAGCGCAAGGCTTACATGGATGAGCTTTCCAAAACTCCCCCAGATAAG GAATACTGGGAAGCTGGTGGCAACAGCAATGTAGCAATAGCAGCAGCGAGACTTGGGCTTTGCTGTACTACAATTGGTCACGTTGGCAATGATGTCTATGGACGTTTCTTCTTAGATGTGCTTCATAGTGAAGGAATCAGTATGGTTGGGATGAATGAACCGAGTGATGACGTTGATAGCTCCAGTGCTGCCTACGAAACTCTGCTTTGCTGGGTCCTGGTGGATCCTTTACAAAGACATGGTTTTTGCAG CCGAGCAGATTTTAGTGAGGATCCTGTATACAGTTGGATGACTAAGTTGTCTGCTGAAGTAAAGATGGCTATAAAACGATCAAAAATCCTATTCTGCAATGGTTATGACTTTGATGAGCTCTCTCCTAGCCTGCTTGAATCTGCTTTGGACTTTGCGGTTGAAGCTGAAACATCTATCTTTTTTGACCCTGGTCCAAGGGTGACCCTTGTTTCAGGAAGACCTGAAGAACAGAGAGCAGTTGACAAATTCTTCAAGATGAGTGATGTGCTTCTTTTGACTTCTGAAGAG GCAGAGTCATTGACTGGCATTGAAAATCCAATTATGGCGGGGCAAGAGTTGCTAAAGAAAGGAGCCCGTCTTAAGTGGGTGATTGTTAAGATGGGTGCAAAGGGTTCGATTTTGATCACCAAATCAAGTATAACCTGTGCCCCTGGATTCAAG GTGGATGTTATTGACACCGTTGGGTGTGGAGACAGCTTTGTGGCTGCCGTTGCATTTGGTTTTATACACAACGTGCCATTGGTATATACTCTAACCCTCGCAAATGCAGTGGGCGGTGCAACTGCTATGGGTTGTGGCGCTGGTAGAAATGTCGCGACCCTAGAGCAAGTGAAGGAACTCATGAGAAGATCAGATATTAACGAGGATGAAAAGCTATGGGAGGAGTTACTTAGTGATAGTCTAGGAACGTTAGAAGTAAATTTACTCTTGAGATCGGTCATAGACCAGAACAGCCCACAGCTTAACGTAGTTCCCCTGCAAAGGGCGGTCTCTGAAATTCTACCCAAGCTCTTACCTGCTCAGTCAAAGATGGCTGTCGCTTCTTCACTGTCATGA